Proteins from one Odocoileus virginianus isolate 20LAN1187 ecotype Illinois chromosome 29, Ovbor_1.2, whole genome shotgun sequence genomic window:
- the LOC110152574 gene encoding luc7-like protein 3, translated as MISAAQLLDELMGRDRNLAPDEKRSKVRWDHESVCKYYLCGFCPAELFTNTHSDLGPCEKIHDENLQKQYEKSSHFMKVGYERDFLRYLQSLLAEVERKIRRGHARLALSQNQQSSGAAGPTGKNEEKIQVLTDKIDVLLHQIEELGSEGKVEAQGMMKLVEQLKEERGLLRSTTSTVESFAAQEKQMEVCEVYGAFLIVGGAQSRVDDHLMGKQHMGYAKIKATVEELKEKLRKRTEEPDRDERLKKEKQEREEREKEREREREERERKRRREEEEREKEREREREERERKRRREEEEREKERARDRERRKRSRSRSRHSSRTSDRRCSRSRDHKRSRSRERRRSRSRDRRRSRSHDRSERKHRSRSWDRRRSKSQDRKSYKHRSKSRDREQDRRSKEKEKRGSDDKKSSVKSSSREKQSEDTNTDSKESDTKNEVNGTSEDIKSEGDTQSS; from the exons ATGATTTCGGCTGCGCAATTGTTGGATGAGTTAATGGGCAGGGACCGAAACCTCGCCCCAGATGAGAAGCGCAGCAAAGTGCGGTGGGACCACGAGAGCGTTTGTAAATATTACCTCTGTGGTTTTTGTCCTGCGGAATTGTTCACAAACACGCATTCTGATCTTG GACCATGTGAAAAAATTCATGATGAAAATCTACAAAAACAGTATGAGAAGAGTTCTCATTTTATGAAAGTTGGCTATGAGAGAGATTTTTTGCGATACTTACAGAGTTTACTGGCAGAAGTAGAACGTAAAATTAGACGAGGCCATGCTCGTTTGGCATTGTCTCAAAACCAGCAGTCGTCTGGGGCAGCTGGTCCAACaggcaaaaatgaagaaaaaattcaggTTCTAACAGATAAAATTGATGTACTCCTGCATCAGATTGAAGAATTAGGATCTGAAGGAAAAGTAGAAGCCCAGGGAATGATGAAATTAGTTGAACAgttaaaagaagagagagggtTGCTTAGGTCCACAACTTCGACAGTTGAAAGTTTTGCTGCCCAAGAAAAGCAAATGGAAGTTTGTGAAGTGTATGGAGCCTTTTTGATAGTGGGAGGTGCCCAGTCCCGGGTAGATGATCATTTGATGGGAAAACAGCACATGGGCTATGCCAAAATTAAAGCTACTGTagaagaattgaaagaaaaattaaggaaaagaactgaagaacctgATCGTGATGAGCGtttaaaaaaggagaagcaagaacgagaagaaagagaaaaagaaagggagagggaaagagaagagagagagaggaaaagacgaagagaagaggaagaaagagaaaaagaaagggagagggaaagagaagagagagagaggaaaagacgaagagaagaggaagaaagagaaaaagaaagagctcgagacagagaaagaagaaagaggagtcGATCAAGAAGTCGGCATTCAAGCCGAACTTCTGACCGAAGATGCAGCAGGTCTCGGGACCACAAAAGATCACGAAGTAGAGAGAGAAGGCGAAGCAGAAGTAGAGATCGACGAAGAAGCAGAAGCCATGATAGATCAGAAAGAAAGCATAGATCTCGTAGTTGGGATCGAAGAAGATCAAAAAGCCAAGATCGAAAGTCATATAAGCACCGGAGCAAAAGTCGAGACAGAGAACAAGATAGAagatcaaaggagaaagaaaagaggggatCTGATGATAAAAAAAGTAGTGTGAAGTCCAGTAGTCGAGAAAAGCAGAGTGAAGACACAAACACTGACTCAAAGGAAAGTGATACTAAGAATGAGGTCAATGGGACCAGTGAAGACATTAAATCTGAAGGTGACACTCAGTCCAGTTAA